Proteins co-encoded in one Neovison vison isolate M4711 chromosome 9, ASM_NN_V1, whole genome shotgun sequence genomic window:
- the ZBTB26 gene encoding zinc finger and BTB domain-containing protein 26 has product MSERSDLLHFKFENYGDSMLQKMNKLREENKFCDVTVLIDDIEVQGHKIVFAAGSPFLRDQFLLNDSREVKISILQSSEVGRQLLLSCYSGVLEFPEMELVNYLTAASFLQMSHIVERCTQALWKFIKPKQPMDSKEGCEPQSASPQSKEQQGDARGSPKQDSPCVHPSEDSMDMEDSDIQIVKVESIGDVSEVRSKKDQNQFISSEPTALHSSEPQHSLINSTVENRVSEIEQNHLHNYALSYTGSDNIIMASKDVFGPNIRGVDKGLQWHHQCPKCTRVFRHLENYANHLKMHKLFMCLLCGKTFTQKGNLHRHMRVHAGIKPFQCKICGKTFSQKCSLQDHLNLHSGDKPHKCNYCDMVFAHKPVLRKHLKQLHGKNSFDNANERNVQDLTVDFDSFACTTVTDSKGCQPQPDATQVLDAGKLAQAVLNLRNDSACVN; this is encoded by the coding sequence ATGTCTGAAAGATCAGATCTCCTTCACTTCAAGTTTGAAAATTATGGAGATTCAATGttacaaaaaatgaacaaattaagaGAAGAGAATAAATTTTGTGATGTTACAGTTCTCATAGATGATATTGAGGTACAGGGGCATAAAATTGTGTTTGCTGCAGGTTCCCCCTTCCTAAGAGACCAGTTTTTACTGAATGATTCCAGAGAGGTGAAAATCTCCATATTGCAGAGTTCCGAAGTGGGGAGACAATTGCTCTTATCCTGTTATAGTGGTGTGCTGGAATTCCCTGAGATGGAACTGGTCAATTACTTGACTGCGGCAAGTTTTCTTCAGATGAGCCACATTGTAGAGCGGTGCACGCAGGCCTTGTGGAAGTTTATAAAGCCAAAACAACCAATGGATAGTAAAGAGGGATGTGAACCGCAGAGTGCTTCTCCCCAGTCAAAAGAACAGCAGGGAGATGCCAGAGGCTCCCCAAAGCAGGATTCACCTTGTGTTCATCCATCTGAAGACAGTATGGATATGGAGGACAGTGATATTCAGATTGTTAAGGTAGAATCTATTGGGGATGTATCCGAGGTTAGAAGTAAAAAAGATCAGAACCAGTTTATTTCTTCTGAACCCACTGCTTTACATTCATCAGAGCCCCAGCATTCCCTGATAAATTcaactgtggaaaacagagtAAGTGAAATAGAACAAAACCATCTCCACAATTATGCCCTTTCTTACACAGGCAGTGATAATATCATCATGGCCTCAAAAGATGTCTTTGGGCCTAATATTCGAGGTGTAGACAAAGGCCTACAGTGGCATCACCAGTGTCCAAAGTGTACCAGGGTGTTTCGTCACCTGGAGAACTAcgccaaccatttaaaaatgcacaaactCTTTATGTGTCTACTCTGCGGCAAGACTTTTACTCAGAAAGGCAACCTTCATCGACACATGCGTGTGCATGCCGGCATTAAACCTTTCCAGTGTAAGATCTGTGGGAAAACCTTTTCTCAGAAGTGTTCCTTACAGGATCATCTTAACCTTCACAGTGGAGATAAGCCCCATAAGTGTAACTATTGTGACATGGTTTTTGCACATAAGCCAGTTTTGAGGAAACATCTTAAACAGCTGCATGGCAAAAACAGCTTTGATAATGCCAATGAAAGAAATGTGCAAGACCTCACAGTGGATTTTGATTCTTTTGCATGTACAACAGTCACAGACTCTAAAGGGTGTCAGCCACAGCCTGATGCAACACAGGTCCTGGATGCAGGTAAACTGGCCCAAGCTGTCCTGAACTTGAGAAATGATAGTGCGTGTGTGAATTGA
- the ZBTB6 gene encoding zinc finger and BTB domain-containing protein 6, whose amino-acid sequence MAAESDVLHFQFEQQGDVVLQKMNLLRQQNLFCDVSIYINDTEFQGHKVILAACSTFMRDQFLLTQSKHVRITILQSAEVGRKLLLSCYTGALEVKRKELLKYLTAASYLQMVHIVEKCTEALSKYLEIDLSMKNNQHTDLCQSSDLDVKNEEENSDKDCEIIEISEDSPINIDFHVKEEESNVLQSTVELTSERKEVKSPELSSVDIGFKDNEICILHVESISTASVENGQFSQPCSSSKASMYFSETQHSLINSTVESRVAEVPGNQDQSLFCENTEGNHGTVSEIQNLEDAYSLRHQCPRCPRGFLHVENYLRHLKMHKLFLCLQCGKTFTQKKNLNRHIRGHMGIRPFQCTVCLKTFTAKSTLQDHLNIHSGDRPYKCHCCDMDFKHKSALKKHLTSVHGRSSGEKLPRHDLKRQNLL is encoded by the coding sequence ATGGCTGCTGAATCTGATGTTCTGCACTTCCAGTTTGAACAGCAAGGGGATGTAGTCTTGCAGAAAATGAATCTCTTGAGACAGCAGAATTTATTTTGTGATGTGTCCATTTATATAAATGACACCGAGTTCCAGGGCCACAAGGTGATTTTAGCTGCTTGCTCCACTTTCATGAGAGATCAGTTTTTACTCACGCAGTCAAAACATGTCAGAATCACCATCCTGCAGAGTGCAGAAGTTGGCAGAAAACTGTTGCTCTCTTGCTATACTGGAGCACTTGAAGTTAAAAGGAAAGAGCTTTTGAAATATTTGACTGCTGCTAGTTACCTGCAGATGGTTCACATTGTGGAAAAGTGCACAGAAGCTTTGTCAAAGTATCTGGAAATTGATCTTTCTATGAAAAATAATCAACATACTGACCTGTGTCAATCCTCTGATCTGGATgttaagaatgaagaagaaaactcAGATAAAGACTGTGAGATTATAGAAATTTCAGAAGATAGTCCTATAAACATAGATTTTCAtgtaaaagaagaggaaagcaaTGTTTTGCAGTCTACAGTGGAGCTGAcatcagagagaaaggaagtgaagTCACCAGAGCTATCTTCAGTAGACATTGGTTTTAAAGATAATGAAATTTGTATCCTCCACGTGGAATCTATTAGTACTGCCAGTGTAGAAAATGGGCAGTTTTCACAGCCTTGTTCCTCTTCAAAAGCAAGCATGTATTTCTCTGAAACACAGCATTCACTGATCAATTCTACGGTTGAGAGCAGAGTGGCAGAAGTTCCTGGGAATCAAGATCAGAGCTTATTTTGTGAGAATACTGAAGGAAATCATGGTACAGTGAGTGAGATTCAGAATCTGGAGGATGCTTATTCACTGAGGCACCAGTGCCCCAGGTGTCCTCGAGGATTTCTTCACGTTGAAAACTATCTGCGCCACCTGAAGATGCACAAGCTCTTCTTGTGCCTACAGTGCGGGAAAACGTTTACgcagaagaaaaatctcaaccgGCATATTCGAGGGCACATGGGCATACGGCCCTTTCAGTGTACTGTGTGCTTGAAGACATTTACTGCTAAAAGCACACTTCAGGACCACTTGAATATACACAGTGGAGATCGCCCATACAAATGCCACTGTTGTGACATGGATTTCAAGCACAAATCTGCCCTCAAAAAGCACTTAACCTCTGTGCATGGCAGAAGCAGTGGTGAAAAACTACCCAGACATGATCTCAAAAGGCAAAATCTGCTGTAA